In Pseudomonas poae, a single genomic region encodes these proteins:
- a CDS encoding response regulator has translation MRVLIIEDEEKTADYLHRGLTEQGYTVDVAREGVEGLHLALENDYAVIVLDVMLPGLDGFGVLRALRARKQTPVIMLTARERVEDRIRGLREGADDYLGKPFSFLELVARLQALTRRSGGHEPVQVTVADLWIDLISRKASRNGLRLDLTAKEFSLLSVLARRQGEILSKTSIAEMVWDINFDSDANVVEVAIKRLRAKLDGPFEQKLLHTIRGMGYVLESRMQENPSGG, from the coding sequence ATGCGCGTCCTGATTATTGAAGATGAAGAAAAAACCGCAGACTACCTGCATCGCGGCCTGACGGAACAAGGCTATACCGTCGATGTGGCCCGCGAAGGCGTCGAGGGTTTGCACCTGGCATTGGAGAACGACTACGCAGTGATCGTGCTCGACGTGATGCTGCCGGGCCTGGACGGCTTCGGCGTGTTGCGTGCCCTGCGTGCGCGCAAGCAGACGCCGGTGATCATGCTCACCGCCCGCGAGCGTGTAGAAGACCGCATTCGTGGCTTGCGTGAAGGTGCTGATGATTACTTGGGCAAGCCATTTTCGTTCCTGGAGCTGGTGGCGCGCCTGCAAGCCCTGACTCGCCGTAGCGGTGGCCATGAGCCGGTGCAGGTGACGGTCGCCGACTTGTGGATCGACCTCATCAGCCGCAAAGCCAGCCGCAACGGCCTGCGCCTGGACCTGACGGCCAAGGAGTTCTCGCTGCTCAGCGTGTTGGCGCGACGCCAGGGTGAGATCCTGTCCAAGACCTCCATTGCGGAAATGGTCTGGGACATCAATTTCGACAGCGACGCCAACGTGGTGGAAGTGGCGATCAAGCGCCTGCGTGCCAAGCTCGATGGGCCTTTCGAACAGAAACTGCTGCACACCATCCGCGGCATGGGCTATGTGCTGGAGAGCCGCATGCAGGAGAACCCAAGTGGTGGCTAA
- a CDS encoding HAMP domain-containing protein, giving the protein MVANSIALRLSGMFTLVALLIFMLIGGALYQQVDQSLGALPGAELDARYSVLESSVGRFGTPDHWAKITAKLKLLGEEDQRIRFWVISGDPLYEYGNPDAQIRAFAQGGTGKRDLHLPGYDHPFKALVSQFPAKDQRPPLRFIIAIDTENFHATQHHLLMALIGLAFVGVVLAALLGFWVSRIGLKPLGKLSDEAQKLTPPKLSGRLHLSRLPPELSQFVNSFNATLDRVEQAYSRLESFNADVAHELRSPLTNLIGQTQVALTRGRSAEHYFEVLQSNLEELERLRSIINDMLFLASADQGSKATKLIQSSLADEVATTLDYLDFILEDAQVKVLVHGDAQVQIEKAHLRRALINLLSNAVQHTAPGQAIEVNIEVQEHQVAIGVTNPGNAIASEHLPRLFERFYRVDASRSNSGANHGLGLAIVKAIALMHGGDVFVRSEHGGNTFGITLPV; this is encoded by the coding sequence GTGGTGGCTAACTCCATTGCCCTGCGCCTGAGCGGCATGTTCACGTTGGTGGCGTTGCTGATCTTCATGTTGATCGGCGGTGCGCTGTACCAGCAGGTGGACCAGAGCCTCGGGGCGTTGCCGGGGGCCGAACTGGACGCTCGCTACAGCGTGCTGGAATCATCAGTAGGCCGCTTCGGCACGCCCGATCACTGGGCGAAGATCACTGCCAAACTCAAATTGCTCGGTGAAGAAGACCAGCGCATCCGTTTCTGGGTCATCAGTGGTGACCCGCTCTACGAATACGGCAACCCCGATGCGCAGATCCGCGCCTTTGCCCAGGGTGGTACTGGCAAGCGTGATTTGCATCTGCCGGGCTACGATCATCCGTTCAAGGCACTGGTGAGTCAGTTCCCGGCCAAGGACCAGCGGCCGCCGTTGCGTTTCATCATTGCCATCGACACAGAAAACTTCCACGCCACCCAACATCATTTGCTGATGGCGCTGATCGGCCTGGCGTTTGTCGGCGTGGTGCTCGCTGCGCTATTGGGGTTCTGGGTCTCGCGTATCGGCCTCAAGCCGTTGGGCAAATTGTCGGATGAAGCACAGAAGCTCACACCGCCAAAACTCTCTGGGCGCCTGCATCTGTCGCGGCTCCCCCCAGAGCTGAGCCAATTCGTCAACTCGTTCAACGCCACCCTCGACCGCGTCGAACAGGCCTATTCGCGCCTGGAGTCGTTCAACGCCGACGTGGCCCACGAACTGCGTTCGCCCTTGACTAACCTGATCGGCCAGACCCAAGTGGCCCTGACACGCGGGCGTTCAGCCGAACATTATTTCGAGGTGCTGCAATCCAACCTTGAAGAGCTGGAACGCCTACGCTCGATCATCAACGACATGCTGTTCCTCGCCAGCGCCGACCAGGGCAGCAAAGCCACCAAACTGATTCAAAGCTCACTGGCTGATGAGGTGGCGACCACCCTCGACTACTTGGACTTCATCCTTGAGGACGCCCAGGTCAAGGTGCTGGTCCACGGCGATGCCCAAGTGCAAATCGAAAAAGCCCACCTGCGCCGCGCGCTGATCAACCTGCTGAGCAATGCGGTACAGCACACCGCGCCGGGGCAGGCCATTGAAGTGAACATTGAAGTGCAGGAGCACCAGGTCGCCATCGGCGTCACCAACCCTGGCAACGCGATCGCCAGCGAGCACCTGCCACGTTTGTTCGAACGCTTCTATCGAGTGGACGCATCGCGCAGCAACAGCGGGGCCAATCACGGCCTGGGGCTGGCGATCGTCAAGGCGATTGCACTGATGCACGGCGGTGATGTGTTTGTGCGCAGTGAGCACGGCGGCAATACATTTGGCATTACCTTGCCCGTGTAG
- a CDS encoding YkgJ family cysteine cluster protein → MNTHFSCVGCGKCCTDHHVPLTLDEARMWAADGGNVIVLVEGFLGNGLGLPQQQREHAERRSVVVPSGNIEAFVAITFAAYNAGRCRNLDEDNRCRIYERRPLVCRIYPMEINPHIPLSPAAKDCPPESWEQGPALIVGGELMDVALAELIQRSRQADRDDVQAKEAVCALLGIRTTALKGDGFTAYLPDMGAFAQAIELAVERPAVASEWVFHVSGMDIAEQVLDAGAQIATQVPANYAFISLRAA, encoded by the coding sequence ATGAACACTCATTTTTCCTGCGTCGGTTGCGGTAAATGCTGCACCGACCATCACGTCCCCCTCACCCTCGACGAAGCCCGTATGTGGGCGGCCGACGGCGGTAATGTCATTGTTCTGGTGGAAGGTTTCCTCGGCAATGGCCTCGGCCTGCCCCAACAACAACGCGAACATGCCGAGCGTCGTTCGGTGGTGGTGCCCAGCGGCAACATCGAGGCGTTTGTGGCGATCACTTTTGCCGCTTACAACGCCGGACGCTGCCGGAATCTTGACGAAGACAATCGCTGCCGCATCTATGAACGGCGGCCCTTGGTGTGTCGCATTTATCCGATGGAGATCAACCCACATATCCCGTTGAGCCCCGCCGCCAAGGATTGCCCGCCGGAGTCCTGGGAGCAGGGGCCGGCGCTGATCGTCGGGGGTGAGTTGATGGACGTGGCGTTGGCCGAGCTGATCCAACGCTCACGCCAGGCCGACCGCGACGACGTGCAGGCCAAGGAGGCGGTGTGCGCGTTGCTGGGCATTCGCACCACGGCGCTCAAGGGCGATGGGTTTACCGCGTACCTGCCGGACATGGGCGCGTTTGCACAGGCGATTGAGTTGGCGGTGGAGCGGCCGGCGGTGGCCAGTGAGTGGGTGTTTCATGTGTCGGGGATGGATATTGCCGAGCAGGTGCTGGATGCCGGGGCGCAGATTGCGACGCAGGTGCCGGCCAATTATGCGTTTATTTCGCTGAGGGCGGCGTAA
- a CDS encoding efflux RND transporter periplasmic adaptor subunit: MHIQRKTALIVGAFIIVAVAAWVFTRPAKTKLVASTTVPVRVINVVEQDLPRYLSGIGSVLSLHSVVIRPQIDGVLTKLLVKEGQLVKAGDLLATIDDRSIRASLDQAKAQLGESQAQLQVALVNLKRYKELSVDDGVSKQTYDQQQALVNQLKATVQGNQAAIDSAQVQLSYTQIRSPVTGRVGIRTVDEGNFLRMSDTQGLFSVTQIDPIAVEFSLPQQMLPTLQGLIAAEYPASVDAFLGADTEGEHSELLGEGRLSLIDNQINSTTGTIRAKAEFRNSAQKLWPGQLVTIKIQTALDRNALAVPPTVVQRGLDSHFVYRVNGDKVDIVPVQVVYQDSERSILKGVQPGDVLVSDGQSRLKAGAQVEILKEPPQTIETADVKVQP; the protein is encoded by the coding sequence ATGCATATTCAACGCAAAACCGCCTTGATCGTAGGCGCCTTCATAATAGTGGCCGTTGCTGCCTGGGTTTTCACCCGGCCCGCCAAGACCAAACTGGTCGCCTCGACAACCGTGCCAGTGCGCGTGATCAACGTAGTGGAACAAGACCTGCCGCGCTATCTCAGCGGCATCGGCTCAGTGCTGTCGCTGCACAGTGTGGTGATCCGCCCGCAGATCGACGGCGTCCTCACCAAATTGCTGGTCAAGGAAGGGCAACTGGTCAAGGCCGGCGACCTGCTGGCAACCATCGACGACCGCTCGATTCGCGCCAGCCTCGACCAGGCCAAGGCGCAATTGGGCGAAAGCCAGGCGCAGTTGCAAGTGGCGCTGGTCAACCTCAAGCGATACAAAGAACTGAGTGTCGATGACGGCGTATCGAAGCAGACCTACGACCAGCAACAAGCCCTGGTCAACCAATTGAAAGCAACCGTGCAAGGCAATCAGGCCGCGATCGATTCGGCCCAGGTTCAGCTTTCCTACACGCAAATTCGCTCCCCGGTAACGGGTCGCGTCGGTATTCGCACGGTGGATGAAGGCAACTTCCTGCGCATGAGCGACACCCAAGGTTTGTTCTCAGTGACCCAGATCGACCCAATCGCAGTCGAGTTCTCCCTGCCCCAGCAGATGCTGCCGACCCTCCAGGGCCTGATCGCCGCCGAGTATCCGGCCAGCGTCGACGCCTTCCTCGGTGCCGATACCGAAGGTGAACACAGTGAGCTACTGGGCGAAGGCCGCCTGAGCCTGATCGACAACCAGATCAACAGCACCACCGGCACCATTCGCGCCAAGGCCGAGTTCCGCAACAGCGCGCAGAAGCTCTGGCCAGGCCAACTGGTGACAATCAAGATCCAGACGGCCCTAGACCGCAACGCCCTGGCCGTACCGCCGACCGTGGTGCAACGTGGCCTGGACTCGCACTTCGTGTACCGCGTCAACGGCGACAAGGTGGACATCGTGCCGGTACAAGTGGTGTACCAGGACAGCGAGCGCTCTATCCTCAAGGGCGTCCAGCCCGGTGACGTACTGGTCAGCGATGGTCAATCGCGGCTCAAGGCCGGTGCCCAGGTCGAGATTCTCAAAGAGCCGCCCCAGACGATCGAGACCGCTGACGTCAAGGTGCAGCCATGA
- a CDS encoding OprD family porin yields MKNSLTFTPLFLAIAATIAPLAHAADSTPADGFVEGSHLTLNTRNYYMNRDRRDIHTDDSKEWGQGFLGTFESGYTQGTVGFGLDINAMLGLKLDGGGGTDGSSILPYGSGNGKAPGSFSTAGGTLKMRAFDTELKAGDLFLNNPVIAGGMTRMLPQTFRGVSLTNHSLDGWMFEGGQASFTKLYNQSGHRRIGTSYGTLPPNNDSQHMNWAGVSFSGIPGLTSNLYASELKDVWHQYYYDLDYTYALNDLVSLNPGLHYYHTQDTGQSLLGNIDNNTYSLHFTVGVGNHSITAAYQRVNGNTPFDYIAQGDSVYLDNSQQYSDFNGPNERSWKLKYAYDFAGLGMPGLTSAVSYISGKTDLTKVDPQSRGYSSWYSADGKDAKHWERDIDLKYVVQGGKAKDLAVRLQWATNRGSNGYSAVDRDVDEYRVIIDYPINVF; encoded by the coding sequence GTGAAGAACTCGCTGACGTTCACCCCGCTATTCCTAGCGATTGCAGCAACGATCGCCCCTCTTGCCCACGCGGCAGACTCCACCCCCGCCGACGGTTTCGTCGAAGGCTCGCACCTCACCCTCAACACCCGCAATTACTACATGAACCGCGACCGTCGCGATATCCACACCGATGACAGCAAGGAATGGGGCCAGGGTTTTCTCGGCACCTTCGAATCCGGCTACACCCAAGGCACCGTGGGTTTCGGACTGGACATAAACGCAATGCTGGGTCTTAAGCTTGACGGCGGTGGCGGCACCGACGGTTCCAGTATCCTTCCGTACGGCAGTGGCAACGGCAAGGCGCCAGGTTCGTTTTCCACAGCGGGCGGCACCTTGAAAATGCGCGCGTTCGATACCGAGTTAAAGGCCGGCGACCTGTTTCTCAACAACCCGGTGATTGCCGGCGGCATGACGCGCATGCTGCCGCAGACATTCCGTGGTGTCAGCCTGACCAATCACAGCCTCGACGGTTGGATGTTCGAAGGCGGCCAAGCCAGTTTCACCAAGCTCTACAACCAGAGTGGCCACCGGCGCATTGGCACCAGCTATGGCACCCTGCCGCCCAATAACGACAGCCAGCACATGAACTGGGCAGGCGTGTCGTTCAGCGGTATTCCTGGCCTGACCAGCAACCTCTACGCGTCCGAACTCAAGGACGTATGGCATCAGTACTACTACGACCTGGACTACACCTACGCGCTGAATGACCTGGTCAGCCTCAACCCGGGCCTGCACTACTACCACACCCAGGACACCGGCCAATCGCTGCTGGGGAACATCGACAACAACACCTACAGCCTGCATTTCACCGTGGGTGTGGGCAACCACAGCATCACCGCCGCCTACCAGCGGGTTAACGGCAACACGCCGTTCGACTACATCGCCCAGGGCGACAGCGTGTACCTGGACAACTCCCAGCAGTACTCCGACTTCAACGGCCCCAACGAGCGCTCGTGGAAACTCAAGTACGCCTATGACTTCGCAGGGCTCGGCATGCCTGGCCTGACCTCGGCGGTGTCGTATATCAGCGGCAAGACCGACCTGACCAAAGTCGACCCGCAAAGCCGTGGCTACAGCAGCTGGTACAGCGCTGACGGCAAAGACGCCAAGCATTGGGAACGGGACATCGACTTGAAATACGTGGTGCAAGGCGGCAAGGCCAAGGACCTGGCCGTGCGCCTGCAATGGGCTACCAATCGGGGCAGCAACGGCTACTCGGCAGTCGATCGGGACGTGGATGAGTACCGCGTGATTATCGACTACCCGATCAACGTGTTCTGA
- a CDS encoding multidrug efflux RND transporter permease subunit — protein sequence MTARGSVSAWCIDRPVATLLLTFALVLLGLIAFPKLPIAPLPEAEFPTIQVTAQLPGASPDTMASSVATPLEVQFSAIPGMTQMTSSSALGSSLLTLQFTLDKSIDTAAQEVQAAINTAAGKLPSDMPSLPTWRKVNPADSPVLIVSVSSNDMPGTELSDLVETLLARQISQIDGVGQINITGQQRPAIRVQASPDKLAAIGLTLADVRLAIQQSSLNLAKGALYGQNSVSTLATNDQLFHPDEYGDLIISYKNGAPVQLRDVAKVVNGSENAYVQAWAGDTPGVNLVITRQPGANIVETVERIQAEMPRLEAMLPASVQVSVLMDRTTTIRASLHEVEMTLLIAVLLVIGVMAIFLRQWSATLIVSSVLGVSLIASFALMYVMGFSLNNLTLVAIVVAVGFVVDDAIVVVENIHRHLETGLDKREAAIKGASEIGFTVVSISVSLVAAFIPLLFMGGVVGRLFKEFALTATSTILISVVVSLTLAPTLAALFMKAPSHRPHDNPGFGERLLAGYEKYLRRALAHPRTMAGIFLLTLGLAVAGYVFIPKGFFPVQDTGFVLGTSEAAADVSYPDMVAKHKALAEIMKADPAVRAFSHSVGVTGSNQTIANGRFWISLVDRGDRDVSASQFIDRIRPKLAAVPGIVLYLRAGQDINLSSGPSRSQYQYVLKSNDGATLNTWTQRLTEKLRAIPAFRDISNDLQLGGSITQITIDRRAAARFGLTATDVDQALYDAFGQRQVNEFQTEINQYQVVLELDTRQRGKAESLNYFYLRSPLTNEMVPLSALAKVDAPTVGPLSISHDGMFPAANLSFNLAPGVALGDAVILLNQAKNEIGMPSSIIGNFQGAAQAFQSSLASQPWLILAALVAVYIILGVLYESFVHPLTIISTLPSAGLGALIMLWLLGQDFSIMALIGLVLLIGIVKKNGILLIDFALEAQRTRGLTPQDAIFEACITRFRPIIMTSLAALLGALPLMLGYGVGAELRQPLGIAVVGGLLVSQALTLFTTPVIYLYLEKFFHRPTPTPALATTH from the coding sequence ATGACGGCGCGGGGGTCGGTTTCTGCCTGGTGCATCGACCGCCCGGTCGCCACCTTGCTGCTCACCTTCGCCCTGGTGTTGTTGGGGCTGATTGCCTTCCCCAAATTGCCTATCGCCCCGTTGCCGGAAGCCGAATTCCCGACGATCCAGGTCACCGCACAGTTACCCGGCGCCAGCCCCGATACCATGGCATCGTCGGTGGCCACTCCGTTGGAGGTGCAATTCAGTGCCATCCCCGGCATGACCCAAATGACGTCCAGCAGCGCCTTGGGCTCAAGCCTGCTGACCCTGCAGTTCACCCTCGACAAGAGCATCGACACCGCCGCGCAGGAGGTTCAGGCCGCCATCAACACCGCGGCCGGCAAACTGCCCAGCGATATGCCAAGCCTGCCGACCTGGCGCAAGGTCAACCCGGCAGACAGCCCGGTACTGATCGTCAGTGTCAGCTCCAACGACATGCCCGGCACCGAATTGAGTGACTTGGTGGAAACCCTGCTCGCCCGGCAAATCAGCCAAATCGATGGCGTTGGCCAGATCAATATCACCGGCCAGCAGCGCCCCGCGATCCGCGTGCAGGCCTCGCCCGACAAACTGGCCGCCATCGGCCTGACCCTGGCGGATGTGCGCCTGGCGATCCAGCAATCGAGCCTCAACCTCGCCAAGGGCGCACTGTACGGCCAGAACAGCGTGTCGACCCTCGCGACCAACGACCAACTGTTTCACCCGGATGAATACGGCGACCTGATCATTTCCTACAAGAACGGCGCACCGGTGCAACTGCGCGATGTGGCCAAAGTGGTCAACGGCTCGGAAAACGCCTACGTCCAGGCGTGGGCCGGCGACACTCCCGGCGTCAACTTGGTAATCACCCGTCAGCCCGGCGCCAACATCGTCGAAACAGTAGAACGCATCCAGGCCGAAATGCCGCGCCTGGAAGCCATGCTACCGGCCTCGGTCCAGGTCAGCGTGTTGATGGACCGCACCACCACCATCCGCGCCTCGTTGCACGAAGTGGAAATGACCCTGCTGATCGCCGTTCTGCTGGTGATCGGCGTCATGGCGATTTTCCTGCGCCAATGGTCGGCCACCCTCATTGTGTCGAGCGTGCTGGGGGTGTCGTTGATCGCCAGCTTTGCCCTGATGTACGTGATGGGCTTCAGCCTGAATAACCTGACCCTCGTGGCCATTGTGGTGGCTGTGGGGTTTGTGGTGGATGACGCAATCGTCGTGGTGGAGAACATCCATCGCCATCTGGAAACCGGCCTGGACAAGCGCGAGGCCGCCATCAAAGGCGCCAGTGAGATTGGCTTTACCGTGGTATCCATCAGTGTGTCGCTCGTGGCGGCCTTCATTCCGTTGCTGTTCATGGGCGGTGTAGTCGGCAGGTTGTTCAAGGAGTTTGCCTTGACTGCCACCTCGACCATCCTGATCTCCGTCGTAGTGTCCCTGACACTTGCACCGACCCTGGCGGCACTGTTCATGAAAGCGCCGAGCCATCGGCCCCATGACAACCCCGGCTTTGGCGAACGCTTGCTGGCAGGTTACGAAAAATACCTGCGCCGCGCCCTCGCCCACCCACGTACGATGGCCGGCATCTTCTTGCTGACCCTGGGCCTGGCCGTGGCCGGTTATGTGTTTATCCCCAAGGGGTTTTTCCCGGTACAGGACACCGGCTTCGTCCTCGGTACCAGCGAGGCAGCGGCGGATGTGTCCTATCCAGACATGGTCGCCAAGCACAAGGCACTGGCCGAAATCATGAAGGCTGACCCCGCCGTGCGGGCGTTCTCCCACTCTGTCGGCGTGACCGGCAGCAACCAGACCATCGCCAACGGCCGCTTCTGGATCTCCCTGGTAGACCGGGGTGACAGGGACGTGTCCGCCAGCCAATTCATCGACCGCATCCGACCCAAGCTGGCCGCTGTGCCGGGGATTGTCCTGTACCTGCGCGCCGGTCAGGACATCAACCTCAGCTCCGGCCCCAGCCGCAGCCAATACCAATATGTGCTCAAAAGTAACGACGGTGCGACGCTGAACACCTGGACCCAGCGCTTGACCGAAAAACTGCGCGCCATTCCGGCGTTCCGCGATATATCCAACGACCTGCAACTGGGCGGCAGCATTACCCAGATCACCATCGACCGCCGTGCCGCCGCACGCTTCGGCCTGACCGCCACCGACGTTGACCAAGCGCTGTACGACGCGTTCGGCCAACGCCAGGTCAATGAGTTCCAGACCGAAATAAACCAGTACCAAGTGGTGCTGGAACTGGATACCCGCCAGCGCGGCAAGGCCGAGAGCCTGAACTACTTCTACCTGCGCTCACCGCTGACCAATGAAATGGTGCCGCTGTCGGCACTGGCCAAGGTCGATGCGCCCACGGTCGGGCCGCTGTCCATCAGTCATGACGGCATGTTCCCGGCCGCCAACCTGTCGTTCAACCTGGCGCCCGGCGTGGCGCTGGGGGATGCGGTAATTCTGCTCAACCAGGCCAAGAACGAGATCGGCATGCCGTCCTCGATCATCGGCAATTTCCAGGGTGCGGCCCAGGCATTCCAGAGTTCGCTGGCCAGCCAGCCGTGGCTGATTCTCGCGGCGCTGGTGGCGGTCTACATTATTCTTGGCGTGCTGTACGAGAGCTTTGTGCACCCACTGACCATCATCTCGACCCTACCTTCTGCAGGCTTGGGCGCGCTGATCATGCTGTGGCTGCTGGGCCAGGACTTCTCGATCATGGCGTTGATCGGCCTGGTGCTGTTGATCGGCATCGTCAAGAAAAACGGTATCTTGCTGATCGACTTCGCCCTGGAGGCGCAACGCACACGCGGGCTGACGCCTCAGGATGCGATTTTCGAAGCGTGCATCACACGGTTCCGTCCGATCATCATGACGTCTTTGGCGGCCCTGCTTGGCGCCCTGCCGCTGATGCTCGGTTACGGCGTCGGCGCCGAACTGCGCCAGCCACTGGGCATCGCGGTGGTCGGCGGTTTGCTGGTGAGCCAGGCGCTGACGCTGTTCACCACACCGGTCATATACTTGTACCTTGAGAAGTTCTTCCACCGGCCCACACCAACGCCTGCGTTGGCGACCACACACTGA
- a CDS encoding GNAT family N-acetyltransferase — protein sequence MSEYFQLLRRDLTGSLPAPQWPADTQLDHYHDDLAPAIHAVLRMTQEQGGGRVPNLETWQRQFTTDAEFDPTLCLVASNAAGILGVAQCWTSAFIKNLSVHPCAQGQGLGRALLLHSFQVFKQRGEPYVDLKVLESNLRARQLYESAGMRFVLRDVVQED from the coding sequence GTGAGCGAATATTTCCAACTGCTGCGCCGCGACCTCACCGGCAGCCTGCCCGCCCCGCAATGGCCGGCCGATACCCAGTTGGATCATTACCACGACGACCTGGCCCCGGCGATTCACGCAGTGTTGCGCATGACTCAGGAGCAAGGCGGCGGCCGCGTGCCCAACCTGGAAACCTGGCAGCGCCAGTTCACCACCGATGCCGAGTTCGACCCCACGCTGTGCCTGGTGGCGAGTAACGCCGCGGGCATTCTCGGCGTAGCTCAGTGCTGGACCAGCGCCTTCATCAAAAACCTCTCCGTTCACCCTTGCGCCCAAGGCCAGGGGCTCGGTCGCGCGCTGCTGTTGCACAGTTTCCAGGTGTTCAAGCAGCGCGGCGAACCCTACGTGGACCTCAAGGTGCTGGAAAGCAACCTGCGTGCCCGGCAGCTATATGAAAGCGCGGGAATGAGATTCGTCCTACGGGATGTAGTGCAAGAGGACTGA